CCTCGACCTATTAGTATCGATAAGCTAAATACATTACTGCACTTACACCTTCGACCTATCAACCAGGTAGTCTTCCTGGGGTCTTACCCTTACGGTGGGAAATCTTATCTTGAAGTTGGCTTCGCGCTTAGATGCTTTCAGCGCTTATCCATTCCGTACATAGCTACCCAGCCATGCCCTTGGCAGAACAACTGGTACACCAGAGGTACGTCCATCCCGGTCCTCTCGTACTAAGGACAGGTCTCCTCAAATTTCCTACGCCTGCGACGGATAGGGACCGAACTGTCTCACGACGTTCTGAACCCAGCTCGCGTACCACTTTAATGGGCGAACAGCCCAACCCTTGGGACCTACTACAGCCCCAGGATGTGATGAGCCGACATCGAGGTGCCAAACCTCCCCGTCGATGTGGACTCTTGGGGGAGATAAGCCTGTTATCCCCAGGGTAGCTTTTATCCGTTGAGCGATGGCCCTTCCATGCGGTACCACCGGATCACTAAGTCCGACTTTCGTCCTTGCTCGACCTGTATGTCTTGCAATCAAGCTTCCTTTTGCCTTTGCACTCTTCGCACGATTTCCGACCGTGCTGAGGAAACCTTTGAGCGCCTCCGTTACTTTTTAGGAGGCGACCGCCCCAGTCAAACTGCCCACCTGACGGTGTCCCAAGACCTGATTCAAGGCCTATGGTTAGGATCCCAGTACTACAAGGGTGGTATCCCAAGGATGACTCCACACAAACTGGCGTTCATGCTTCATAGTCTCCCACCTATCCTGTACATGTAGTACCAAGACCCAACGTCAAGCTACAGTAAAGCTCCATGGGGTCTTTCCGTCCTGTCGCAGGTACCCGGCATCTTCACCGGGATTACAATTTCACCGAGTCTATTGTTGAGACAGTGCCCAAATCGTTACGCCTTTCGTGCGGGTCGGAACTTACCCGACAAGGAATTTCGCTACCTTAGGACCGTTATAGTTACGGCCGCCGTTTACTGGGGCTTAAGTTCACTGCTTCGGATTGCTCCTGACAGATCCCCTTAACCTTCCAGCACCGGGCAGGCGTCAGCTCCTATACATCGTCTTGCGACTTAGCAGAAACCTGTGTTTTTGGTAAACAGTCGCTTGGGCCTATTCTCTGCGGCCATCCAAAGGATGGCACCCCTTCTCCCTAAGTTACGGGGTCATTTTGCCGAGTTCCTTAACAATAGTTCTCTCGCTGGCCTTAGGATACTCTCCTCACCCACCTGTGTCGGTTTACGGTACGGGCGCCTTTAAACTCGATAGAGACTTTTCTCGACAGTGTGAAATCAGCTACTTCGCTACTAAATTTCGCTCCCCATCGTACCCCAGCATTATCTAGACGGATTTGCCTATCTAGACTGCCTCAGTACTTAGCCACACATAACCAACAGTGTGGTTAGCTTATCCTACTGTGTCATCCCATTTCTCAAACGCTTATTGGCGGTACAGGAATATCAACCTGTTGTCCATCACCTACGCCTTTCGGCCTCGGCTTAGGTCCCGACTAACCCAGGGCGGACGAACCTTCCCCTGGAAACCTTGGGTTTACGGCCCGTGGGATTCTCACCCACGTCTCGCTACTCATGCCAACATTCTCACTCGTATACTGTCCACATGTCCTTACGGTCATGCTTCAGCCTGCATACGAAGCTCCCCTACCCATCATAATGATGCCGTAGCTTCGGTAGTACGTTTTAGCCCCGGAAATTTTCGGCGCAGGATCACTCGACCAGTGAGCTATTACGCACTCTTTAAATGAGTGGCTGCTTCTAAGCCAACATCCTGGTTGTCTGTGCAATCCCACATCCTTTACCACTTAACGTACATTTAGGGACCTTAGCTGACGATCTGGGCTGTTGCCCTCTTGACTATGAATCTTATCACCCACAGTCTGACTCCCAAGTAAAAGAAAACGGCATTCGGAGTTTGATAGTCTTCGGTAAGTGCAATACCCCCTAGGACATTCAGTGCTCTACCTCCGTTTCTCTACGCTTGAGGCTAGCCCTAAAGCTATTTCGGGGAGAACCAGCTATCTCCGGGCTCGATTGGAATTTCACCGCTATCCACAAGTCATCCCCGAGCTTTTCAACGCTCGTGGGTTCGGTCCTCCACGAAATTTTACTTTCGCTTCAACCTGCTCATGGATAGGTCGCCCGGTTTCGGGTCTACGTCAAGTAACTTAGGTCGCCCATTTAAGACTCGCTTTCGCTACGGCTCCACACCTGAAGTGCTTAACCTTGCTACTTAACGTAACTCGTTGGCCCGTTCTACAAAAAGTACGCGGTCACACAAGAAATGTGCTCCCACAGCTTGTAAGTGCAGGGTTTCAGGTTCTATTTCACTCCCCTCCCGGGGTTCTTTTCACCTTTCCCTCACGGTACTATGCGCTATCGGTCACTAGGTAGTATTTAGGCTTGGAGGATGGTCCCTCCTGCTTCCCACAGGGTTTCACGTGTCCCGTGGTACTCTGGATCATGCTAGTAGCTTTCTCGTTTCAATTACAGGGCTATTACCTTCTATGGCGGAGCTTTCCAACTCTCTTCATTTACGATAGTGCATCCATGTTGCATGTCCGCAACCCCAATGAAGAAAACTTCATTGGTTTGGCCTTATCCGCGTTCGCTCGCCGCTACTTACGGAATCGAATTTCTTTCTTTTCCTCCAGGTACTTAGATGTTTCAGTTCCCCGGGTTCCCCTCATTAAGCTATGTATTCACTTAACAATACTTAGACATTACTCTAAGTGAGTTTCCTCATTCGGAAATCTTCGGATCAAAGTTTACGTGCAACTCCCCGAAGCTTATCGCAGCTTATCGCGTCCTTCATCGGCTCCTAGTGCCAAGGCATCCGCCCTGCACCCTTAATAACTTGACCAGTTATTAAAGTTTGTAATTTTAAAGACTTTTCTTGTCGATGATATTTTTAGAAGTTATCTTCTTCATATATAAAATGATGTCATATCACTAAATGTTATACAGTTTTCAAAGTACTAGTGGTGGAGATGAGGAGGATCGAACTCCTGACCCCTTGCGTGCAAGGCAAGTGCTCTCCCAGCTGAGCTACACCCCCATATTATAGAGTTTTATAAAAACTCTCAAAATTAAACAGTAGGTAATTCTCCTTAGAAAGGAGGTGATCCAGCCGCACCTTCCGATACGGCTACCTTGTTACGACTTCACCCCAGTTATTGGCTTCACCTTCGACGGACGCTTCCAAAAGGTTAGCTATCCGGCTTCGGGCGCCTCCAACTCCCGTGGTGTGACGGGCGGTGTGTACAAGACCCGGGAACGCATTCACCGCAGCATTCTGATCTGCGATTACTAGTAACTCCAGCTTCATGTAGGCGAGTTTCAGCCTACAATCCGAACTGAGAATGGCTTTAAGGGATTAGCTCCGCCTCACGACTTGGCCGCCCTCTGTACCACCCATTGTAGCACGTGTGTAGCCCTAAGCATAAGGGGCATGATGATTTGACGTCATCCCCACCTTCCTCCAGGTTATCCCTGGCAGTCCCTCTAGAGTGCCCAACTTAATGCTGGCAACTAAAGGCAAGGGTTGCGCTCGTTGCGGGACTTAACCCAACATCTCACGACACGAGCTGACGACAACCATGCACCACCTGTCACTTCTGTCCCCGAAGGGAAATCTCCGATTAGGGAGAGGTCAAAAGGATGTCAAGCTTAGGTAAGGTTCTTCGCGTTGCTTCGAATTAAACCACATGCTCCGCTACTTGTGCGGGTCCCCGTCAATTCCTTTGAGTTTCACTCTTGCGAGCGTACTTCCCAGGCGGAGTACTTAATGCGTTAGCTGCGCCACCGAGGGGGGTAACCCCCGACAGCTAGTACTCATCGTTTACGGCGTGGACTACCAGGGTATCTAATCCTGTTTGCTCCCCACGCTTTCGTGCCTCAGTGTCAGTTACAGTCCAGAGAGCCGCCTTCGCAACTGGTATTCCTCCTAATATCTACGCATTTCACCGCTACACTAGGAATTCTACTCTCCTCTCCTGCACTCAAGTCTCTTAGTTTCAAAAGCTTACTACGGTTGAGCCGTAGCCTTTCACTTCTGACTTAAGAAACCACCTACGCACCCTTTACGCCCAGTAATTCCGGATAACGCTAGCCCCCTACGTATTACCGCGGCTGCTGGCACGTAGTTAGCCGGGGCTTCCTCCTCAAGTACCGTCATTATCTTCCTTGAGGACAGAGCTTTACGACCCGAAGGCCTTCATCGCTCACGCGGCGTTGCTGCATCAGGCTTTCGCCCATTGTGCAATATTCCCCACTGCTGCCTCCCGTAGGAGTTTGGACCGTGTCTCAGTTCCAATGTGGCCGATCACCCTCTCAGGTCGGCTACTGATCGTCGCCTTGGTAAGCCGTTACCTTACCAACTAGCTAATCAGACGCGGGTCCATCCTGTACCGCCGGAGCTTTGATACTTCTACCATGCGATAAAAGTATGTTATCCCGTATTAGCATACCTTTCGGTATGTTATCCGTGTGTACAGGGCAGGTTACCCACGCGTTACTCACCCGTCCGCCGCTCTCTTCCGAAGAAGATCGCTCGACTTGCATGTGTTAGGCACGCCGCCAGCGTTCATCCTGAGCCAGGATCAAACTCTCAAATAAAAGTTGTCCATTGCTCAGCTAATCATTATCTGAATATCTGGCTTGGTTTGTGTTTAATTCTATAAAGAATTATGTTTATTTCTATAAATTAACCTACTGTTTAATTTTCAAAGTTCTTTTTTGCCATCCTCTTTTCTTAAGGACAAGTAATACTATATCACCTATAATTAACATGGTCAATACTTTTTAACAAAGTTTTTTATATTTTATTTTCTTAATCATATATTTCCCCATTTTCAAAAAAAAATACAGGAATATTTTAATTTCCTGTATTTTTATATCTAGTCTTAATTTAATTAAGTTATAATATGATTGTTAATTAAATCATAGAATAAATATAGCAACTATAGTTGTTACTACAAGACCTATCATTACAGGTATAAAGTTTCTTTTACCTAACTCTACCGGGCTAACTCCACAGATAGCTGCTACTGCAATAAGTGACCATGGTACTATACATCCTCCGCCTACCCATATAGCAGATATCTGACCTAATGCTGTAAGTGCACCTACATTAATATTTATAGCATTCCCAAATACTGCTGCTAACGACCCAGCTAGAGACATTCCAGAAAATCCAGATCCATCTAATCCAGTTATTCCTCCAACAATAGTTTCAATTCCAGCCGCTGCAACTTTATTAAATGGTACTGCTTGAGATAAAGCAACTCCTATGTCTGATAATAGACCTTGTGATCCTTGCGGTAATACATCTCCAAATACCTTTACTATAGGAGCATCCCCTAAATAAAAAAATGCCGCTATTGGAATAATTACTGCAAATACTTTTATTGCAAATGTAAAACCTTCAATTATATGTTCTGCAACTTTATCCAATGTTGTTTTAGGATTATTCATGGTATTTATTATAATTAATAGTACACCTGCAGTCCCTCCTAACAATGCAGATGCATCGCCACCTTTTAAATTAAATTTATACATTGCTACTATATCTAATATAAATCCTATTGCAACTAAAACTACTGATATTTTTGCTTTAGGGCCTATTTCTTTAACTTCAAAATCCTTAGTTGTTGCCAATTCTTGATCAAATACACCATTTTTTAAATCTCTTCTCAACATATAAAAAGCAACTGATATTGTTACAATCGCCATTATCCAATATAAAATCATACCTTCTTTTATAACTGCTTCTACAGGCACACCCGCAGCTCCAGCAGTTATACTAGGCGCACCTTGAATAATAAAATCTGTAGATAAAGCTAATCCATGTCCAAACAAGTTCATAGCCACAGCTAATCCCATTGCAGGTAGCCCCGATCTCAAAGCTATTGGTAAAAATACAGCTCCTACTAATGCAGATGCTGGAGATGGCCAAAAGAACCAAGACATGAAAAACATTACAAGTCCAGCAACAAAAAATGCGGTTGTAGAGCTTTTTATAGACTTAGAGAATGGTTTTACCATAAAATCAATCGCATTATTTTCTTCCAATGATTTTGATAGTGCAACCATAATACCTATTATTAAAAGAACTGGACCTAACTCTTCTAATGCTACTACAAAGGATGTAAATACTCCTGTTAATGCACCTACCATACTTTTTTTGTAAAACAAACCTAATAAAAATGTTCCTATTATACACGGTATTACACTTTCTTTTCTCATTATCATAGTTACCAATATAATGATCATGAATAAAATATAGATGTAGTGAGCTCCTGTTAATGCCAACTTTATCCCCCCTTAAGTTCTGATACAATCATTATATGCGCTTTAAAGAAACTTGTTCCAGTTACCGTGTCTATGTCATCTACTTAACTTTTTAAATTTGTTCGTAAACAAACTTAATTTATTCATTGTCTATGCTTTAGTAAACATTTTTAAAGTTGAAAAAAGATGAATATATAATTATATCCACCTTTTTTGTGTAAATTTATTTGATTTTAGGATTAATTTTTTAATTTATCTTTTATTCCATTAAATTATATTCTTCATACAATGGATATTTATTAGTTAGACCTATTACTAATTCTTTTGCTTTTTCTTCATTATCATAAGTTAAACATAAATCTATAGCTTCAGCTATAATAATCATATCTTCTTCCTTCATTCCTCTAGTTGTAACTGCTGGTGTCCCTATTCTAACGCCACTTGTTACCATATACCCATTTGGATCATTCGGTATAGAGTTTTTATTTACTGTTATATACACTTCATCTAATCTATATTCAGCTTCTTTTCCTGTTACATTTTTATTTGTTAAATCTAATAATATTAAATGATTATCACTACCTCCACTCAATAATTTAAAGCCTCTCTTTGTAAGTTCTTCAGCTAAAACCTTACAATTTTTAATTACTTGCTTTTGATATTCTTTAAATTCATCGCTTAATGCTTCCTTAAAACAAACAGCTTTAGAAGCAATTATATGTTCAAGCGGCCCACCTTGTATTCCTGGGAATATTGCCTTGTCTATAGCCGAAGCATATTTTTCTTTACAAAGTATAATACCTCCACGAGGACCTCTTAACGTTTTATGAGTTGTACTTGTAACAAAATCTGCCACTTCACATGGATTTTGATGAAGACCTGCAGCTACTAAACCTGCTATATGTGCCATATCTACCATAAGCATAGCCCCTACCTCATCAGCTATTTTTCTAAACTTTTTAAAATCTATTTCTCTAGGATAAGCACTTGCTCCTGCTACTATTAACTTTGGTTTAAATTCATGTGCCACTTTTCTTACTTCTTCATAGTCTATAAGTCCATTTTCTTGGCATATGCCATATTCGTTAAAATTAAAATACTTTCCTGATATATTTGCAGGTGAACCATGAGTTAAATGACCTCCCTGTGACAAATTCATACCAAGTACAGTATCTCCTGGTTTAAGAATTGCAAAGTATACCCCTATATTTGCATTAGCTCCTGAATGTGGTTGGACATTGGCATGCTCTGCATTAAATATTTTTTTCAATCTTTCTATAGCGATAGATTCAATTTCATCTATATGTAGGCATCCACCATAATACCTTTTTTGAGGATAACCTTCAGCGTATTTGTTAGTCAAATGACTTCCCATTGTTTCCATAACAGGTACTGATACTATATTTTCTGAAGCTATAAGCTCTATATTTCTTTGCTGTCTTACTAATTCTTTTTTCATACTCTCATAAATTTCTGGATCTACTTTTTTTAAATTTTCAAACATACTAAATCCTCCTATAATAAAAGTTTATAATTTAGGAAAAATAAATTATAAAATAATAATTCTTTATATAATTTATTCCTAAAAAAATCCCTTTAAAACTTATTTTTTTATATAAATTAAATTTTATAATTTTTCAAAGTATTAAAGGGGAATATATTTATTAATTTAGAATATCTTTATGAGGTGGCTAATTTTAGAATTGTATTTAATTTATAAATATATCAACATATATATATTCAAATTTTGTATAGTTTAATGCATATATTTTTAATTGTTTTGAATAAAGTAAAATTAATATTTTTTGTAATTTTAAACTCTGTAAAATACAGCCTTATGTTAATCTTTATTAATAATCAAAAATAATTTAATTTATTGATAACATATAATGCAAAATTTGATATAATCGTTATATTAATTTTTATTTGGAGGTATTTTGGATGAGTAACGAGTATAATCAAGAATACAAAAAAGATGTACTTCGATTAGCATTATTCCTGGGAGAGCTTATGCTTTCTAATGGTGCAGAAACTTATCGTGTTGAGGATAGCGTTTTGAGAGTTTGTAGGTCAAGAGGTTTTAAACATATAAATGTTTTTACTTCTCCGACTGTAATAATTATTTCTGATGAGAGATTTGATGGGCTTTCTTTTATGAAAACCATAAAAAGTAGATCGATAAACTTAAATAAAATATCATTATTAAACAATTTTTCAAGAGAGTTTGTAACTAATACTGATATTTCAATCAATGATGCTATAAAGCAATTAAAAGACTTGGGAGATGTTAGTTCTTATCCTCCTAATCTAGTATATTTATGTACTGGGCTAGCATCAGCATTCTTTGCCTGCTTATTAGGTGGTAATAACATAGTTAATTTTATATTTACATCTATAACATCCATACTTGCAGTTATTACTTATAAGAAAATAATGAAAATAAGTTCGATACCTGCATTTTCAAGTTTAGTAGCATCATTATTAATAGCATCAGCAGGTGTAATTCTTACTCAACTAGGCATATTAGATACTCCTCGAATGTTAATAGTAGGATCTATTATGCCATTGTTACCCGGAGTATCATTTATAAAAGGTATTCGTGATTTAATATCAGGGGATTTAATGTCTGGTGTCGCTCGAGCTTTTGATGCTGGTATGACAGCAATATCAATTGCTTGTGGTGTCGGACTTATATTAGATATTTGGCTTAGAGTTGGAGGTGTATTCTAATGACAGATATGCCAGTTTATATGCATTTTATTTATGCTGCTTTATCTACAGTTGGATTTTCAGTATTTTTTAATGCCCCAGTAGCATCACTAATTCCAGCAGGAGTTACTGGTGGTGTTGGATGGGCAATCTATTTCTATCTAATGACAACTACATCAAACTCAATACTTTCAAACTTCATTGCTGCATTGGTTGTTTCTTTATTTAGTGAGATCTTAGCGAGAAAATTGAAACATCCAGCAATACTATTTGTAATTCCAGGTATTATACCATTAGTTCCAGGTCTTGGTATGTACAATACAATGTTATATCTAGTCCAAAAAAATTATGATATGGCAATATCTACTGGTGCGGATGTATTATTTGTTGGAGGTGCGATAGCATTAGGAGTTTTAGTCATAACTTCATTAGCTAGAACTATTAGTATTTTTAAAATAAAGAAAAAATTAAATGCACAGTGAATGATTACAATAGTTGAAAAATTAGAATTTATTATGCAAACAAATTCTAATTAAAATTACTGTAAAAAATATTATTTCATAAAAAATAGCCATCTCTATACAATTATATTAGAGTAGGCTATTTTTTATTGCAAATTAGCAATTAATATTTTTCAATCATTATATTATAACTTAATCTCTGATCCACATTTTAGTACTACTTCTGTTACAATAGGTATATATTCTCTACTATCTCTAAATTTTTTATCATTTTTCTTTAAAATTACAAAAGCTAATAACATTAAACTTAACCCAATTATTCCACTAAGCAATTCTACATTACCATTAAATGAAATTGAGTCTAATAGAAAATATGTGGCTATAGTTCCAGCTAATAAAAATATTAGTGGCAATATATATACAATAGCAGCTGCTTTTAATACATTAACAGTTTCCATATTAACTTTAACCCTATCCCCAACTTGTGCTCCTATAGTATTATCTACTTCAACTATAATATCTTTTTTTTCTGAAGTTGTAGCACATTTACCGCAAGACGCGCAAGCGGAATGTCTTTGCATTTTTAATTTAGCTGTTTTCTTGTCCACAATATCTACAATATATCCTTGTTGTTCCAAAAAAATCCCCCCATTTTTTATTTACTTGTATCTTCATATATTTTTTGTAAATAGACTAAGTTTATTTATATATTAATTATAATATTAATTATTTTAATTAATATATAATGCAATTTAATTTTTAAAATTTTTATACTTTACTTAGTAAATTTATTTATAGTGCTCATAAGCTCATCTATCATATTTTCTGTACCTTCTACATCTCCATTTTTTAAACTTTCAGAAACACATCCTTTTATATGATTTTCTAAAATAATAGTTCCAACTTTATTAATAGCAGATCTTATTGCAGATATTTGGATCAATATATCTACACAGTATCTCTCTTCATCCACCATTTTTTGAATTCCTTTAACTTGACCTTCTATTCTCTTAAGCCTTTTCATAAGAGCTTCTTTATCATTTTTTTCTGATAAATGCTTTTCTTCCATAGTTTCACCTCATATTTATCTGATATTAATATTATAACTTATTTTTAAAAAACCTTACATAATAGTTATAATTTTATTTAATCTTGTTATAAATATATTAAATTTTGTTCATTCTAAAAATATAAGCTTTAAAATATTAATTCAGTT
Above is a genomic segment from Romboutsia lituseburensis containing:
- the glyA gene encoding serine hydroxymethyltransferase; translation: MFENLKKVDPEIYESMKKELVRQQRNIELIASENIVSVPVMETMGSHLTNKYAEGYPQKRYYGGCLHIDEIESIAIERLKKIFNAEHANVQPHSGANANIGVYFAILKPGDTVLGMNLSQGGHLTHGSPANISGKYFNFNEYGICQENGLIDYEEVRKVAHEFKPKLIVAGASAYPREIDFKKFRKIADEVGAMLMVDMAHIAGLVAAGLHQNPCEVADFVTSTTHKTLRGPRGGIILCKEKYASAIDKAIFPGIQGGPLEHIIASKAVCFKEALSDEFKEYQKQVIKNCKVLAEELTKRGFKLLSGGSDNHLILLDLTNKNVTGKEAEYRLDEVYITVNKNSIPNDPNGYMVTSGVRIGTPAVTTRGMKEEDMIIIAEAIDLCLTYDNEEKAKELVIGLTNKYPLYEEYNLME
- a CDS encoding threonine/serine exporter family protein; the protein is MSNEYNQEYKKDVLRLALFLGELMLSNGAETYRVEDSVLRVCRSRGFKHINVFTSPTVIIISDERFDGLSFMKTIKSRSINLNKISLLNNFSREFVTNTDISINDAIKQLKDLGDVSSYPPNLVYLCTGLASAFFACLLGGNNIVNFIFTSITSILAVITYKKIMKISSIPAFSSLVASLLIASAGVILTQLGILDTPRMLIVGSIMPLLPGVSFIKGIRDLISGDLMSGVARAFDAGMTAISIACGVGLILDIWLRVGGVF
- a CDS encoding threonine/serine exporter family protein, whose product is MTDMPVYMHFIYAALSTVGFSVFFNAPVASLIPAGVTGGVGWAIYFYLMTTTSNSILSNFIAALVVSLFSEILARKLKHPAILFVIPGIIPLVPGLGMYNTMLYLVQKNYDMAISTGADVLFVGGAIALGVLVITSLARTISIFKIKKKLNAQ
- a CDS encoding SoxR reducing system RseC family protein; translation: MEQQGYIVDIVDKKTAKLKMQRHSACASCGKCATTSEKKDIIVEVDNTIGAQVGDRVKVNMETVNVLKAAAIVYILPLIFLLAGTIATYFLLDSISFNGNVELLSGIIGLSLMLLAFVILKKNDKKFRDSREYIPIVTEVVLKCGSEIKL
- a CDS encoding metal-sensitive transcriptional regulator; this encodes MEEKHLSEKNDKEALMKRLKRIEGQVKGIQKMVDEERYCVDILIQISAIRSAINKVGTIILENHIKGCVSESLKNGDVEGTENMIDELMSTINKFTK